A window of Hymenobacter siberiensis genomic DNA:
GACGGTGGCACGGGCGGCTGGGGCGGCGACATCGCCTAAACGGGCGGCACAATTTCATCCTTATATTGCCTATTCACCTTGGTGAAATAGTAATATTCGATGCTCGTTCCAAAGAAAAATCCCTCAGGAGTTCTGCTTTGGCTTATCTTCAGCTCCCTGCTGGCTTGTAGCTGCTCCTCAAAAGGCAGCCCGCATGAAGCCATCCGAATAAGATGGGTCCACGACCCCGAAACCATTAACCCGATGGCCCTCGTCAACCAGACCGCCGTTGAGGTAAACAACCTGCTTCACCTCAGCCTGATACAGGCCGAAGTAACAAACCACCAGTACGTGCCAGCCCTGGCCGTCGCATTGCCGGAAGTCCGGCTGGTTGGCGACTCGCTGATGCACATCACCTATGAGCTGCGGCCGGTGGCCGCGTGGGACGATGGCCGCCCCATACTGGGAAGCGACGTAGCTTTCACCGTCAAGCTCATGTTTTGCCCGGGCCTGCCCAATGAAGTAGTCAGAAACCAATACCACTTTATTAAAGCGGTAATTACGGACCCGGCCACCCCGCGCCGGTTCACCATTGTGTGCTGGGGGCAGGCGCCGGAATACGTAAAGGCCACCGGTGATTTTTATATCCTGCCGGCCGCCACGCTGGACCCCGCCGGCCGCCTCAGCCGCTTCACCCTGGCCGAGCTGCAACACCGCGCGCCAACTGCCCCCGCCGATACGGCCCTGCAAGCCCTGGCCCGCCAATACCAGCAAGGCTATGCCGGCCACTCGCCGGGGCAACTGCCCGGCTGCGGGCCATACGAGCTGGTGAGCTGGGAAAAAGACCGTTTCCTGTATTTGCGGCGCAAGTCCCACTGGTGGGCCGACCAGCTGCACCCCACGCCCCTGATGCTCCGGGCCAAGCCACAGCAGCTGGAATACGTCATTATTCCGGATGTGGCCACGGCCATTCTCGCCCTGCGACGCGGCGAGCTGGATGTATTTCCGCAAATGCCGGCCCGCGAGTTTGAGCGCCTGCGCACCGCCCCGGCCACGCGGGCAGCACTGCAGTTTTACACCACGGACTCCTACAATGTGGTGACGGCGGGCTTCAATACCAGCCACCCGGCCCTGGCCGATGCCGCTACCCGCCGGGCCCTGAGCCGATGCTTTGATGCCGGCCGCCTGATGAAAGCCACCCAGCTGGGGGCCGGCCAGCGCACCGTGGGCTTCATCAGTCCCTCCGACACGGCGAACTACAATCGTGCGCTGTCCCTCATCCCCTTCGACCCCATTCAAGCAGCGGCCTTATTGCGCCAGAGCGGCTGGCGGCGGGCGGCCGCGCCCACGGCCGGCTGGTTCCGGCCGGGCCCCGGTGGCACGCGCCAGCAGCTGCGCCTAACCATGCGCTACCGCGCCGGCGACCCCTTGCTTACCACCATCGCGCTGCAGTTTCAGGCAGCTACGGCCCCGCTCGATATCCCGGTTTCGCTGCTGCCCACCGAAGCGGGGTCTTTTTCGGAGGCCTTGCGCGTCGGCGATTTCGACATGTATGCCCAAGTGCTGAAAGGTAATCCGTTTATGTTCAACTTCACGTCTTTTTTGCATTCGCAGGGCATTGGGGTGAGCAATTTCACGCGGTTCAGCACCCCGGCCAGCAACCGCCTCATCGAAGCCATTGCCACCGCCAGCAGCAACGCCTCCCGGCAACGGCTTCTGCGCCAGTTCCAAGCCCTGATGCAGCAGGAGATGCCGATAGTGCCGCTGTTTTTCCTCCCCAGCCGCACGGTGGCCGATAAACGCCTGAGCGGGCTGAACGTGGGCAGCCTCAAGCCGGGCTACCTGGCCACTACCATCGTGCGCACGGCCCGGGCTACTCCTGCTCCGTAGTGCATGGCCGGCTTTATTTTCTGGCGACTAGCCCGCACTTTCCTGGCAATCTGGGCATTGGCATCGGGCGTATTCCTGCTGAGCCGCCACGACCTCGACACGGCCCTGCGCCTGTCGCTGCCCGATGCCACCAGCCAAGCGGGCTCAGGCGCGGCCCTGCTACCCGAGCGCCAGCAGGCTGCTCAGCAGGCCCTGCGCCGGCGATTTGGCCTCGATTTACCCGTTTTTTACGTGAGCCGCGGGCCGGCTTCGCCCGCCGGGGTGCGGCCCTGGCATTGGCATGGCGGCCGCAACCAGTACCACCAGTGGCTGCGGGGGCTGGCGCACGGCGATTGGGGCACCTCGTTTCGGACGGGCCAGGGCGTGGCCGGCCGCCTGCGCCACGCCCTGGCTTTCACGCTGCCGCTCACGGGCACGGCGGCCTTGCTCGCGGTGCTGAGCGCGCTGGCCCTGGCGCAGCGCCTAGCCACGGCCCCATGGTGGCAGCGCCCCCTGCGGGCGGTGCTGGTGGCCGTGCACGGGCTGCCGCTGTTCGTAGTGGCCTTGGTGCTGCTGCTGGTATTTGCCAATCCCGATGTGCTGGACTGGCTGCCTACGTATGGCCTCGGCAGCCCCAATGAGCTGAACACGAGCACCACCCAGCAGCTGACCGATGGTTTCCTGCATTTAATTCTGCCCGTATCAGCGCTGGTTATTACGGCCGTGCCCGAGCTCACGCTTCAGCTCACCGCAGCCCTGCAGCAGGAGCTGGGCACCGCCTACGCCACCACGGCCCGCGCCAAAGGCTTGTCGGCAGCGGCCGTGGTGCGGCACCATGCCCTGCGCAATGCCTTGCTCCCCACCCTGGCCCAAATCGCCGAGTTCCTGCCCGCCCTGGTGGCTGGGGCTGTGGTGGTAGAGGTCGTGTTTGCCCTGCCGGGTATGGGCCGCCTGCTGGCGGAGGCCTCCGCCGCCCGCGACTATCCCGTGCTGATTGGCGGCGTGCTGCTCACCGGTGCAGTTCGCCTGCTGGCCCTGCTCCTCGCCGACTTGTGTTATTTATGGGCCGACCCCCGCATCCGTTGGCAGTCCTGACCGCCTTCCGCTTCACCTGGTGGCAGCGGCTGGCATTGGGCTGGTTGGTTTTGCTGGTGCTGGTGGCGGCAGCAGCGCCCCTGCTGCCCCTGCCCTACCCGCCGGGCCTGCCCGATTTGGCCAACATGGCCGTGCCACCATTCAGCGCCGCCCGGCACTGGCTGGGCACCGACCCTCAGGGGCGCGATGTGCTGAGCATTCTGGTATATGGTGCCCGCACGGCCGTGCTGCTCACGCTGCCGGCCGCCCTGCTGGCGGCACTGGTGGGGGGCCTGGCCGGGGCCGCCGCCGGCTTTTGGGAAAATTCTGCCCGGGTGCCCCTGACCTACTGGCTGGTGGGCACGGGCGGCACGTGGTGGGTTTTGCAGCTACCGTTGCCCACGCTCGGGTTGGGGCTGATGCTTATCGGCGCACTGTTGGCGTGGCTGGCGCGCTTACAAAACCGCCCGCTCCCTACCTGGCCACTCCCGGTCGATGCCCTGGTGGTAGGCACAGCCACGGCCCTCGACACCATCCCGCGCCTGATTGTGGTGGTGGCCGTGGTGGCGAGTATCGGGCTTTCGGCCCCCGGCCTGCTGGCGGTAATGGTTCTGACCGCGTGGCCGCCAATGGCCCGTTTGGTGCGGGCCCAAATGCTGCGCGTGCGCCAGCTGCCGTTTATAGAAGCAGCACGGGCGGCCGGCCTCCCGGAACGGCAGATATGGTTTCGGCACGCGCTGCCCCATGCCCTGCACCCGCTCCGCACCGCCTTGCCGCTGAGCGTTGCGGGGCTGCTGGGCCTGGAAAGCACCCTGTCGTTTCTGGGTATTGGCCTGCCCCCAGAGATAGCCAGCTGGGGCCGGCTGCTCGCCACCGTGCGCGATGAGCCCAGTGCCTGGTGGGCCCTACTTTTCCCATCTTTATTGCTCACCCTGAGCATATTGAGCTTAAACACCTTAAGCCGGATGTCCACATCAAGGGCTTAATTCCCGGCGTATAAAAAGGTGCGGTTATTTAATAATTAAGCAGAACGAGGATATTAATCCGATGTCACAATTGGTTCTTTTTTCAGAGAGCTAAGGGCCTTTTACATCGAGCACCGATTACAACTATCCATCTGAAAATCATTTGTTTGACGAAAATACATTTTATATACGTTTCGTTTAATATAATTTTACCCACTATAAATTATCAGAAGCCACCGCATTATCTCAATTTTTCAATGTCACAATTAGTAGCATAATGTCCTTTTATGGGCATAAGAGCCGCCGTAACATTGTATTGATTTTAACCTAAGCCCTCGCTGCTTTCCCCAGGTAGCGCATCTTTTTCTACCGACGTCTTATCTATATTCTTATGTATCTACTCATATACCCGTCATTGAGCACTCCTCGCCGGCCAAAAGCCCCGAAAGAAACCGCTCGCCCAACCTCAACGGGCCTCGATTTCGTCACTCCCGACGGAATGGTAGTACCCCGAGCTTTTGGCGAAGCTGCTTTGCTGGGCCGCACGGCCGTTTTGGTAGGAGGGCTTCTTGTTGGGGTATGGCCACAGGCGTAGCCTGTGCTTCCACTGCTGTTCTACCTTTCCTATTTCTCGATTTCCAGCCCTCGACTACCCTTCCCGAATCTGGTATAATATGCTACCCATAATCCAGTATCTACCGCTCACCGGCTACCCCAGTTGAGCTTCAACCCGCCGTCTACCCCGGCGGGTTTTTTTGTCCGGTGTGCGGCAAATAATACCCCGCCCGATGCCAGGTGCTGCTAGCTGGCGGCCGTTTCGTTTTGGACGCTAACCAGGGCAATGCCTTCGGCAAAGGTGTGGGGGCGGTAGCCGAGGTCGTGCCGGGCTTTGGCGATGAGGAAGCCGGTACGGGCCGGCCGCCGGGCGGGCTGCGTGAAGGTGCTGGCGTCTACTCGTTCAATCAGGCCCGCATCGAGGCCGAAATGCGCGGCTACGCGCAGGGCCATGGCGTGGGGCGTGAGCATTTCTTCGCCGCTGATGTGGTAGATGCCCTGGGCAGTCTGCCGGGCCAGCAGCCAGCAGCCCTGGGCCAGGTCTTCGGCCAGGGTGGGCGTGCGCCACTGGTCGGCCACTACTTTGATGGGTTTACCGGCGCGCAGGGAGTCGCGCACCCAGATTACCAGGTTGGTACGGCCATAATCGTGCGCCACACCATATACCAGTACGGTGCGGGCAATGGCCCAGGGGCCCAGGCTGGCCTGCACGGCCTGCTCGGCGGCCAGCTTGCTTTCGCCGTAGAAATTGACCGGCCCCGGAACGGCATCTTCGGCCAGGGGGCCGGCTTCGCCACTGAAAACAAAATCGGTGCTGAGGTGCGTGAGGTGGATTTGCTGCCGGGCGCAGGCCTGCACCAGGTGCTCCACGGCCGTGACGTTGTGCTGCCAGCAGGCTTCGCGGTTGAGCTCGCACTCGTCCACGTTGGTCATGGCGGCGGTGTGGATGAGGTGGGTGGGCTGCTCCCGGGCCAGCACCTGTTGCACCTGAGCGGCATCGCTCACATCCAATTCTATGAAACGAACGTCCGGGTATAAGCCGGCCAACTTGTTGGGGCCCCGCGATGTGGCGACGAGGGCTACGTCGGGCTGCTGCCGCAGTAAGGCCACGAGCTTCTGCCCGAGCAGGCCGTTGGAGCCCGTGAGAAGGATTTTCATGCGGTACGCCATTGCAATCAGTTATTACCTAATACCCTCACATATGCTGATAATCAGCACGATACCTCAGTGCTTTACGGATAGGTATAGCCGTATTCTTTCATGATTTTCTTACGTCGCATCTTCTCCACTTTCATGGTCATTTTGGCGTCGGCCAGGGGGTGGTCGCGGCCATCTTTGGGGAGCTTTGCAATTTTATCAATTACGCTGAGACCCTGAATTACCTGGCCGAAAACGGTGTACTGGCCATCGAGAAAATGGACACCGTCGTGGTTCTCAACCAAGTAAAATTGCGTGATGCTGCTGGGCGTACCGGCCGGGCCACCCATGCGGGCCGCAGCCAGGGAACCGTAGTTGTGCTTGTGGCCAGGCGCGAGCTCGGCGGGAACAGTGCCTTCATTGGGCTGGCCCAGGCCGTCGTTGCTGGGGTCGGCATCTTTGGAATTGGCATCGCCGCCCTGAATCATGAAGCCGTCGATAACGCGGTGAAAGCTGGTGCCGTTGTAAAATCCGCTCTTGGCTTTCTTCAGAAAATTGGCTTTGTGCAGAGGCGTGTCATCGAACAAAACCAGGCGAATAGTCCCCTGAGCCGTGGTGATGGTTACGACTTCATCCTTGTTTTTATGCCTGGCGGGCTTGGCCGGCTTGTCAGCCGCGAAGGAGGGAGAAGTCAGCCACAACAGGGCCAGAAACAGCGTACTAGCCCAGGAGAAAAGAAAGGATTTCATAAAATAAAAATCAGAAATACGGGGTTAATGCCCCAAAACTACTTGGATTTGCAGGCCCCGACCAAGCGCCCGGGCCGCACCAAACAGCCCCTAGCCGCGGTGTTCGCGGATACTGGCCAGAATTTCGCGCCCCCCGCGCCCCAGCACGGCATCGGCCACCGAGGTGCCCAGCGCCAGGGCTTCAGCGGTAGTTTCGACGGTCTGGATTTCCTCCACGTACTCCTCGCCGCCGAGGCTGATGAGGCCGCCGTGCAGCCGCAGCCGGTCGCCGTCGAGCGTGGCCAGGGCGAAGGACGGGATGCTGCACCCGCCTTCCATGGTGTGCAGAAAGGCGCGCTCGGCCAGCAGGCAGGTATGGGTGGCGGCGTGGTCGAGGGCAGCTTTTAGGCGGGCTTTCAGGGCTTCGTCCAGGTCGGCGGCGCACTCGATGGCGATGCTGCCCTGGCCGGTGGCGGGCACAAACTGGTGGGCGGGCAGCGTGTGGCGCACCAGGTGCTCGTAGCCCATGCGGTGCACGCCGGCGTAGGCCAGCACCAGGGCATCAAACTGGCCTTCTTCGAGCTTGCGCAGGCGGGTTTGGAGGTTGCCCCGGGCTTCGGCGGTGGTGGCATTGGGGTAGAAGCGGCGCAGCTGGGCCTTGCGGCGGGTGCTGCTGGTACCCAGCACAATGCCCGGCTTGTCGAGGGAAAAGTTCTCGTCGAAGCTGAGCACCACGTCATTCACTTTTTCGCGCTCCAGGAAGGCCAGCAGCTCCAACTCGCGCGGGATGCTGCTTTGCACGTCTTTGGCCGAGTGCACGGCGAGGTGGGTTTCGTGGCGCAGAAGGCTGGCCTCCAGTTCTTCGGTGAATACGCCTTTGGAGCCGATTTTGGCCAGGCTGCGGTCCTGCACGGCATCGCCGGTGGTTTGCATGGGCACGATTTCGGTTTCGAAACCGGCTTTTTGCAGCAGGTGGGCAACGTGCTCGGTCTGCCAGAGGGCGAGGCGGCTGGCGCGGGTGGCGAGGCGGATGGTCATGGTTTGTTTGGGGTCGTTAGCACGTCATGCTGAGGGCAGCCGAAGCATGACGTGCTGTTTTCAATTTGCTCAAACTCTTAAAAAGCCGCCCAGCCGCAGCGAGCTATCCACAAACACCATCTTGGCGTTGGCGTTGCGCTCGATGTGGTAGTGGGCATCAGTCAGCTCTCTGGTTAATAAATCGGCATTGCGGGGCGTCACAAATTTGGCGAAGCCGGTCACAAATTGCTGCTCGCCGGTGGCCAGGTGGGGCACAAATTTCGGGTCAATGCCGAACAGCAGCACTTTGCGCACCAGCCCCAGCGAATAGCTAAGCAGCTCCTTCTGGTTTTCGCGGCCCAGCTTCTGAAATTCCTCGCTCTTCTTCAGAATTTCGCCAGCCTTGTTGCCGTAGCTGAAGCACAGGCGCATCCAGCCGCTAAAAAACTCGAAGTAGTCGTGGTCAGCGTTGGCGTCGCGGCTGGCAATGGCCGCGCCCAGGCTGCCTTCGGCCAGCTGGGCGACCTGGCGGGCTTTCACTTCGGGCACTTGGTAGTGCTCGTGCAGGAAATCGGTGATGTCGTCCTCCGAAAATGGGCGCACCACCACCGGCTGCACCCGGCTGATGATGGTGGGCATGAGCTGCTCGGGCGCATGGCTCACCAGCAGGAAAATGGTGGCGGGCGGCGGCTCCTCCAGTAATTTCAGCACGGCGTTGGCGGCGGCAGGGTGCATGAGCTCGGGCAACCAGAGAATCACAATTTTGAAGCGGGCCTCGAACGCTTTCAGGCTTACCAACTTCAAAATCTGCACGGCCTCGTCCTTGCTGATGTTGCCCTGCTTGTTTTCGGCCCCGATGTGCTGCATCCAGTCGTTGAGGCCCTGGTAGGGATTGTCGAGCACGAATGCTCGCCACTCGCCCATGAACTTACTGCTCACCGCGTCCTTGGCCACCGACTTAGTGGTGGTCACGGGCACGATGAAGTTCAAATCAGGGTGGGCGAGCTTGGCCGTTTTGGTGCAGGCCGGGCAGTGGCCGCAACTGTCGTCGGCGTCGGGGGCACGGGCTTCGCAGTTCAGGAACTGGGCGTAGGCGAGGGCCAGGGCCAGCGCCGCGCCGCCCTCCTGCCCCCGGAAAAGCTGGGCGTGCGCCACGTGCTGCCGCGCCACGGATTGGCGCAGTAGGGCTTTAACGGCGGACTGGTTGGGAATATCAGCGAAGGTCATCTGAACCGCGGATTTATCGGATTGGTCGGATTATTCGGATTTTGTGGCCGATTGTACTTCTGGTTGGCGAGGTTTGAAGAAAGCTTTTATACGTTTGGGCGCAAGGGGCGTGGGGCTTTGATGAATCGTTTGAAGCGAAGACTGCGTTCGCCAAAGTTGATGAGCAGACCGACTTCCAATTGATAGGCTTCGAGGTAGTTGATGATTTGGGCGTGGTGCGTTGGCGTGATTTCGTGCAGCGCTTTTAACTCAACCAGCACTGCATCTGCAACCAGAAAGTCGACCCGGCGCGAGCCTACGTCCACGCCCTTATAAAAAAGAGGCATCTCTACTTCCCGACCGAAAACCAACCCGGCCTTTTCCATCTCAACTGCCAAGCTGCGCTGGTAGATAACCTCTTGGAATCCGCTTCCCAATGTTTTGTGTACTTCCATCGCACAACCGATAACCAACCCAGTTATCGCCTGATATTTATTCTGAAGGAGCATGGCAGAAAAGAGAAATGCACGGCAACTGACTGTAGGAACTACCGCTTCGCCCACAAAATCCGACGAATCCGACGAATCCGATAAATCCGCGGTTCAGACATCGTTTCGGTCGGCTTTGGTGTCTTCAAACACCTTAGCCATAATTCCCTGCTCCACTGCATCATACGGCAGGCCACGTCGGGCCATCACCCGCTCAGCCACTTCGTTCACCTTCGGCAGCTTGAAGGTTTCGAAGCCCGCCGCGCCGCCCCAGCTGAAGCTCGGGATGAAGGTGCGCGGGAAGCCGGCCCCGAAAATATTGGCCCCCACGCCCACCACCGTGCCGGTGTTGAACATGGTGTTGATGCCACACTTGCTGTGGTCACCCATCATCAGGCCGCAGAAGGTCTGGCCGGTATCCACGAAGCGCTTGGCGGCGTGGCTCCAGATTTTGACGGGCGCGTAGTTGTTCTTGAGGTTCGAGGTATTGGTGTCAGCCCCAAGGTTGCACCACTCGCCGATGACGGAGTTGCCGAGGTAGCCGTCGTGGCCCTTATTGGAGTAGCCCATCAGGATGCTGTTGCCCACTTCGCCGCCCACTTTCGAGAACGGGCCCACGGTGTTGTCGCCGCGCATTTTAGCACCCGCATTAATGTGCGAGCCCTCGCACAGCGCCAGCGGACCTTTGATGATGGCCCCCTCGTGCACCTGCGAGTTCTTGCCCAGGTAAATCGGGCCATCCTCGGCATTGAGAATCGCGGCGCGAATCTTCACGCCTTCTTCGATGAAAATATTCTCCGCGCCATACACGATGGTATGCGCGTCGTTCACCGGCTGCGAGGTGCGGCCCTTGGTGAGGAGCGCGAAGTCGCGGCGGATTTCCACGCCGTTGCGCAGAAACAGCTGCCACGGCCGGTCAATCACCGTCACGGGCTCAGCTACCTGCCGGGTTTCGGGGATGCCGTCCTGAATGAGTTCGGCCACCAGCGAGGCATCGGCAACGTGCGCGGCCACCAGCAGCTCGTCGCAATACAGGGCCTGGCCGGGCTGCAGGGCCCGCACCTGCTTGGTCAGCAGGTCGTCGGGGCACACCGCGCCGTTGATGATAAGAGCCGGGCCGCTCACCTCGCCGGCCGGATACTTGGCCTGCAGGTAAGGCTGCGTGAGGTAGCCCACGGCATCAACCCCCAGCCGGTGCTGCCACTTTTCGGCCAGCGTGAGAATACCGCAACGCAGCGCCGCCACGGGCCGCGTGAAGGTGAAGGGCAGCAGGTGCGGCCGAATGGTCGGGTCGTCGAAGAGGAGAACGTGCATTTTTCTTAAGCTATTAACTAATAGCCGTTAGCTGTTAGCTTCTTTTGAAATAGATCCAAATTTACGGCAGGCGACTTGGCAAAGGGCCAATAAAAAACTCCTTCCGGTATTCCCGAAAGGAGTTTTTAAAAAGCTAACAGCTATCAGCCATTGGCTAAAAGCTAAAAAGCAGCTATTCTTTGTTGGCGCTGGCCTGCTCTTTCTTGGCGTAGCGGCTGCGGAATTTCTCCACGCGTCCGGCCGTATCAATGAACATGTTTTTGCCGGTGTAGAAGGGGTGCGAAGCGGAGCTAACTTCGATTTTCACCAGCGGGTACGTTTTGCCGTCTTCCATTACAATGGTGTCGGTCGGCTTCATCGTCGAGCGCGTGATGAACTTGAAATCGGAAGAAGAGTCCTGAAATACTACTTCCTGATACTCGGGGTGCGTGTCTTTTTTCATATCGAGGGCCTATTTTACCAGTTGAACCCGGCCGATTTTGCGGAAGGGACTGCAAAAGTACGGCTTAGCTCGGAAATACCCAACTCTGCGTCCAATATTTTCGCCGCAACGGCCCTCGCCACCCCATGCGGCTGAGCTTGTTGGCTTTCTGAAAAGGTTGTACATTTGAATTCGACCTACACTCGGGGCCGGCCCGTTGCGTGTGCTGAAATCTGTACTCGTTCGCCATCTGTTGCGCCGTTCCGGCCCAGTAGCCCTGCTACTGGTGCTGTGGAGCGTGGCGGTGGTGTATGCGGCCACGCTCACGGTGTTCACGGCGGCCTATTCCGGCGCCATGGTGCAGGTCGACTGGGAGGTGAACACCGAAACCGATGTCACCGGCTTCGAGCTGGCCCGCAAGGGAGCCACCGAAACCAGCTACACCGTAGTGAATACCACCGCCGTTACCGGCATGCGCCACTACCAGTACCTCGATGCCAACGTGTACCGCACCACCGGCGGCACCACGCCCGCGCCTTCGGCCGGCAATGGCCCCTATACTTATCGCCTCACCGTGCGCGGCCCCGGGGCCGACCAGAGCTACCTCACCGGGCTGGCCGGCACGCCCAGCGCCGTGCAGCGCTCCTGGGGTACTATCAAGTCGATGTTCCGGTAGGGGGAAACATCAGGCGCGTTTCATTTTACAGAACGTCATGCAGAGCGCAGCGAAGCATCTTGCCCGCCGCCAGTAATCCAATTGACAGGATTTACTATTGCGGTAAAGATGCTTCGCTGCGCTCTGCATAACGTTCTTTTGTGGCCTCATCAACAATCCCGCCTTATCCATGCGCCTCTGCTTCGCTTCCAACAATGCCCACAAGCTCGATGAAATCCGCCCGCTGCTGCCGGCCAGCCTGGAGCTGCTGAGCCTGGCCGACATCGGCTGCCACGAAGAACTGCCCGAAACCCAAGACACCCTGGAAGGCAACGCCCGCCAGAAAGCCGAATACGTGCGCCAGCACTACGGCATGGCCTGCTTCGCCGACGATACCGGGCTGGAAGTAATTGCCCTGGGCGGCGCGCCGGGCGTGTACTCGGCCCGCTATGCCGGCCCCCAGCGCCTGGCCGAAGACAACGTGGCCAAGCTCCTGCAGGAGCTGGCCGGCCAGCCCGACCGCTCGGCCCGCTTCCGCACGGTGGTGGCGCTGGCCGGGGCCGATGGCACGATGCACGAGTTCGCGGGCGAAGTAGCCGGCCGTATTACGGAAGACCAGCGGGGCACCGGCGGCTTCGGCTACGACCCCGTGTTTGCGCCCATCGAGGGCGACGGCCGCACGTTTGCCGAGATGAGCGGGGCTGAGAAGAACCGCATCAGCCACCGGGCGCGGGCCGTGGCCGGGCTGGTGGCGTTTTTGAATGAGGCGTAGGAATAATAGAGCCGAACGTCATGCTTCGCTGCGCGCTGCATGACGTTCGGCTTATCCCTCCTCCCCTACCCCATATTCTCCATCTCAACTGCTACCTTTGCCAGCTATGCAGACCCCCTACTTAATTGGCATTACCGGCGGCAGCGCTTCTGGCAAAACTACCTTCCTGCGCCGGCTGCTGGAAGCATTCCCGGAGGAACAGATTTGCCTCATCTCGCAGGACAATTATTACCACCCGCGCGAAAAACAGCTGCGCGACGACATGGGGGTTGAAAATTTCGACCTGCCGGCCAGCATCGATGCCACTGCTTACGCGGCCGATGTGCTCAGCATCAGCCAGGGCCACGAGGTGCGTCGCAAGGAGTATACCTTCAATAACGCCTCCGTGACGCCGCAGGAGCTGGTGTTCCGGCCCGCCCCCATTGTGGTAGTAGAGGGCATTTTTGTGTTTCACTTCGAGGAAATCGCCAAGCTCCTCAACCTGAAAGTGTACATCGATGCCCAGGAGCATGTGAAGCTGCACCGCCGCATCATCCGCGACCGCGACGAGCGGGGCTACGACCTGGCCGACGTGCTCTACCGCTACACGCACCACGTAGCGCCCACCTACGAACAGTTTATCGCGCCCTACAAGCATTACGCCGATATCGTTATTCCCAACAACCGCCACTTCGAGCGCGGCCTGGAGGTGCTGGTGGGCTTCCTGCGCACCAAGGTGAACGCCTGATAATAAGGTCTTTAGCAACGGTCAGACTGCCGTAGAAGGCCATTGCTACGCAATACAGCTGGCTAAGCCGGCCAGCGCTTTTTGCGGCTTTCAGGTAATTAGCAGTTAAAATGGATTATATTGGACCAAAATCGAAGCACAATCATTCCTGAAGGCGCACCGGTCGGGGTTGGCTCAAGGGTAGAATGTTCCGTATAATTCTCTTTTACACGCTATTCTTGCAACGATGAAGGGTTCTTTTCAACTAGTGGTGCTGGCGGTGGCGGGATTGGTGGGGCTGACCAGCTGTGACAAAAATGGCCAGTCCGGCGTGCTGCAACACCCGGCAGGAAACAAGGCTTTGCGCGTACCCGTGACGCCCGACAAGGAATACGACCAGGCCTTTGACGCATCGACCAGTAAGCTGAGCGACACCACCTATCTCATCATTACCAAGGCCGAGCGCGGCAGCATGTTTGCCGTGCACACCGGCCCGCTGCCCACCGCCGACCATGCCGTGTGCTTTGCCAGCACGTACAACCCCGGCTTCCGGGA
This region includes:
- the hemC gene encoding hydroxymethylbilane synthase, whose translation is MTIRLATRASRLALWQTEHVAHLLQKAGFETEIVPMQTTGDAVQDRSLAKIGSKGVFTEELEASLLRHETHLAVHSAKDVQSSIPRELELLAFLEREKVNDVVLSFDENFSLDKPGIVLGTSSTRRKAQLRRFYPNATTAEARGNLQTRLRKLEEGQFDALVLAYAGVHRMGYEHLVRHTLPAHQFVPATGQGSIAIECAADLDEALKARLKAALDHAATHTCLLAERAFLHTMEGGCSIPSFALATLDGDRLRLHGGLISLGGEEYVEEIQTVETTAEALALGTSVADAVLGRGGREILASIREHRG
- a CDS encoding peptidylprolyl isomerase codes for the protein MKSFLFSWASTLFLALLWLTSPSFAADKPAKPARHKNKDEVVTITTAQGTIRLVLFDDTPLHKANFLKKAKSGFYNGTSFHRVIDGFMIQGGDANSKDADPSNDGLGQPNEGTVPAELAPGHKHNYGSLAAARMGGPAGTPSSITQFYLVENHDGVHFLDGQYTVFGQVIQGLSVIDKIAKLPKDGRDHPLADAKMTMKVEKMRRKKIMKEYGYTYP
- a CDS encoding ABC transporter permease, coding for MAGFIFWRLARTFLAIWALASGVFLLSRHDLDTALRLSLPDATSQAGSGAALLPERQQAAQQALRRRFGLDLPVFYVSRGPASPAGVRPWHWHGGRNQYHQWLRGLAHGDWGTSFRTGQGVAGRLRHALAFTLPLTGTAALLAVLSALALAQRLATAPWWQRPLRAVLVAVHGLPLFVVALVLLLVFANPDVLDWLPTYGLGSPNELNTSTTQQLTDGFLHLILPVSALVITAVPELTLQLTAALQQELGTAYATTARAKGLSAAAVVRHHALRNALLPTLAQIAEFLPALVAGAVVVEVVFALPGMGRLLAEASAARDYPVLIGGVLLTGAVRLLALLLADLCYLWADPRIRWQS
- a CDS encoding SDR family oxidoreductase, translated to MKILLTGSNGLLGQKLVALLRQQPDVALVATSRGPNKLAGLYPDVRFIELDVSDAAQVQQVLAREQPTHLIHTAAMTNVDECELNREACWQHNVTAVEHLVQACARQQIHLTHLSTDFVFSGEAGPLAEDAVPGPVNFYGESKLAAEQAVQASLGPWAIARTVLVYGVAHDYGRTNLVIWVRDSLRAGKPIKVVADQWRTPTLAEDLAQGCWLLARQTAQGIYHISGEEMLTPHAMALRVAAHFGLDAGLIERVDASTFTQPARRPARTGFLIAKARHDLGYRPHTFAEGIALVSVQNETAAS
- a CDS encoding ABC transporter substrate-binding protein; its protein translation is MALVNQTAVEVNNLLHLSLIQAEVTNHQYVPALAVALPEVRLVGDSLMHITYELRPVAAWDDGRPILGSDVAFTVKLMFCPGLPNEVVRNQYHFIKAVITDPATPRRFTIVCWGQAPEYVKATGDFYILPAATLDPAGRLSRFTLAELQHRAPTAPADTALQALARQYQQGYAGHSPGQLPGCGPYELVSWEKDRFLYLRRKSHWWADQLHPTPLMLRAKPQQLEYVIIPDVATAILALRRGELDVFPQMPAREFERLRTAPATRAALQFYTTDSYNVVTAGFNTSHPALADAATRRALSRCFDAGRLMKATQLGAGQRTVGFISPSDTANYNRALSLIPFDPIQAAALLRQSGWRRAAAPTAGWFRPGPGGTRQQLRLTMRYRAGDPLLTTIALQFQAATAPLDIPVSLLPTEAGSFSEALRVGDFDMYAQVLKGNPFMFNFTSFLHSQGIGVSNFTRFSTPASNRLIEAIATASSNASRQRLLRQFQALMQQEMPIVPLFFLPSRTVADKRLSGLNVGSLKPGYLATTIVRTARATPAP
- a CDS encoding ABC transporter permease; the protein is MAVLTAFRFTWWQRLALGWLVLLVLVAAAAPLLPLPYPPGLPDLANMAVPPFSAARHWLGTDPQGRDVLSILVYGARTAVLLTLPAALLAALVGGLAGAAAGFWENSARVPLTYWLVGTGGTWWVLQLPLPTLGLGLMLIGALLAWLARLQNRPLPTWPLPVDALVVGTATALDTIPRLIVVVAVVASIGLSAPGLLAVMVLTAWPPMARLVRAQMLRVRQLPFIEAARAAGLPERQIWFRHALPHALHPLRTALPLSVAGLLGLESTLSFLGIGLPPEIASWGRLLATVRDEPSAWWALLFPSLLLTLSILSLNTLSRMSTSRA